A window from Ignavibacteriota bacterium encodes these proteins:
- a CDS encoding PorV/PorQ family protein has translation MNKIFTILLLIFLSVIELNAQLFPTLGGQRAGISTAQFLKIGVGGRATAMGDAFVAIANDVSSLYWNPAGLVLSNKNEIMFSHNNWIVDIGHEFLGASYHLSTNDAVGISLISLHMEDMKVTTEVNPFGTGEYFSFGDFAISATYSRKMTEQFSFGATIRYFEETLDKLKMRGVLVDLGTFYYTGLGSTRFAVTITNFGNELAPDGKVILFGGRKKEQWQSFSPPTMFRIGFALEPYQNENHRITTSIQLNHPNDNSENVSTGIEYSWHEMFFIRGGYKINVDEQDISFGAGVNMNTEFADFTLDYSFVNFERLGSAHRFSIILGL, from the coding sequence ATGAATAAAATATTTACAATACTTTTATTAATATTTCTCTCAGTTATAGAATTGAATGCTCAACTTTTTCCAACTTTGGGCGGACAGAGAGCCGGAATTTCTACAGCACAATTTCTAAAAATTGGAGTTGGTGGAAGAGCTACGGCAATGGGAGATGCATTTGTTGCAATTGCAAATGATGTTTCTTCGCTTTATTGGAATCCGGCGGGATTGGTTTTATCAAATAAAAATGAAATTATGTTTTCACACAATAATTGGATTGTAGATATTGGTCATGAATTTCTTGGCGCAAGTTATCATTTATCAACAAATGATGCAGTTGGTATATCGTTAATATCGCTTCATATGGAAGATATGAAAGTTACAACGGAAGTTAATCCGTTTGGAACCGGCGAATATTTTTCCTTTGGCGATTTTGCAATTTCTGCAACTTATTCAAGAAAGATGACGGAACAATTCAGCTTTGGTGCAACAATTAGGTATTTTGAAGAAACTTTAGATAAATTAAAAATGCGAGGAGTTTTAGTTGATTTAGGAACATTTTATTACACTGGTTTGGGTTCAACAAGATTTGCAGTTACAATTACAAATTTTGGAAATGAATTAGCTCCGGATGGAAAAGTAATTTTATTCGGCGGAAGAAAAAAAGAACAATGGCAATCATTTTCTCCTCCTACAATGTTTCGAATTGGTTTTGCTTTAGAACCTTATCAAAATGAAAATCATAGAATTACAACTTCAATTCAGCTTAATCATCCGAATGATAATAGTGAAAATGTATCAACAGGAATTGAATATTCGTGGCATGAAATGTTTTTCATTCGCGGAGGTTATAAAATTAATGTTGATGAACAAGATATTTCATTTGGTGCGGGTGTAAATATGAATACGGAATTTGCTGATTTTACTTTGGATTATTCATTCGTAAATTTTGAGCGACTTGGTTCAGCTCACAGATTCTCCATAATTCTTGGTTTGTAA